The nucleotide sequence TTTGCCGTCTGTCATGGCTACGCCCATGGGGCGGAGTTGCCCCTGGCGTCTGATCCCTTTGCCTTTGCGATGGGCTTCATGGTGGCCACCGGCAGTCTGCATGCCGCGGGTATCGGCGTTGGCATCATGGCGGAGCGCTTCCGTCAGGGCATGTTGCTGCGCGGATTGGGGATTCTGACGGCACTGCTGGGTGTCTACTTTCTGGTCGAGGCATTGTCATGATGTGGCCGGAACAGTGGATGATCGGCGTTCGCGCCGTCTGTGCCAGCCCGGTGATCCTGTATCTCATCGTCACGGCGGGTCTTGTCGGAGTCGCCAGTCAGGACACGCTCACCTGGAAGGCGGGCGGGCGAATTCTGCTGCGGCTCATCAATGGTCTGCTGCTCGGGATCACCCTGTCACTCTTTGCGCCACAGAGGCTGGTAATGGCCGTGATGGGACTGGCCATGCTGGTGTCGTTGCTCGTCGCGATTCACGTACCGCTGCGCCATGCCTTCGGTCAGGGCATCTTCCAGCGGGTGCCGGCGCTGCTGGCCGGGCTGGTGGTGGCACTGCTGTTTCTGGGCCACGAGGTGGCCTCGACACCCTTTGCCATCCTTCTCGGTGTCATGATGACGGTGATGTGGGGTGTCCTGCTTTGCTGGGCGATATTCGCGTTGATCGGTCGCCTTCTGCCTCGTGCGGCCTTCGTGATCGCGCAGCGAGTGCTGGGCGCCTGGATGGTCGCGATCGGTGCCATGTCACTGGCCTTCATCGTGATGCAGTGGTAGCTGCCCCGGCATGACGAGAAGAACTCGGAGACCCTGTCGGCCTTCCTGCGTCCGCATCTGACTGGCTGACACCTCAGGCCACCCGGCCATGCGCGAATGCCTCATGAATTCATCGTCCGACACACAGGAAAGCTCATGTGCCCACATTCCCTGACGTCTCGGGGACGACCCCGTATCGTGAAGCCCGTCGTGGCACTGACGGTGGCATCCGTTCTCATGGTGCCAGTGTTCTTCCATGTCGCGCAGTCAGTCGCGAATGATCAACCCTCGCTCGCGAAGGCTCAGTCCGGCTCAGAGAAGTCCACGTCGGAGGCAGCGGCGCAGCGTATGGCCAGGTCCGCCGCCGAGGCGCATTGCGCCGCCGTGAAGGCTTCCGTGCAAGATGCCGGCTTCGCCGACTCGGTGTCTGTCACCTGCCAGGACGGCAAGGCGCTGATCACCTCGGATACCTACCCGGATCACGAGATGATGACCGGTATCGTGGGCACCAATGAGCAGGTGCCGGTGCCCGCCAGCGACTACATCTCTCCGATCGCACTTGAGTCCACGCTGGGGGACACACCGCAGACACGTGATGCGGCGCTGGGGGTGGCGGTCAATGGTGTGCCCATCTATGACTACACCGGCGGCGGAGAGATGTCTCAGGATGACCTCTCAAGTTATCAGGCCAAGAATGACACCCTGGCCACCAAACAGCTGGATGCCTGTGGCGGGCACGCCGGACGCGGCGATGATTACCACTATCATGTCAAACCCGTGTGCATGATCGACAAGATGAAGAATGCCGATGACAACCCCATCATTGGCTGGGCTTTCGATGGTTACCCCATCTATGGCGATGACAACCCGGATGGCTCCCCTATCGCGATGGATGTGCTGGATGTCTGCAACGGACAGCCTGATGACACCTTCGGGTATCGCTATCACACCTCCGAACAGGCGCCCTACATCATTCAGTGTCTGATGGGCGAGGTGCCAGAGGCGAAAGACCTGCCGCGTGTTCCGCCGCTGAAGGCCGCGAGTGGCGATACGCAGGCCGACAGTCGTGGGCGGCCTGCCGGCACTCCGCCGCAAGGGGGCGTGGAAGACCTGGTCTTTACCCAGCAGGCAGACGGCAAGCGCAGCATGGATTACACCTATCACGGTGAAGCCTATTACATTCGCTATACGCCCACCGATACGCCCAATTGCTATGACTTCGAGACGCGTACCGTGACGGATGGTGGCGACGTCAAGACCGGGGAGTACTGCCGATGATTCGGGCATGGTCGAGCAAGTTATCGAGCAATCTGGCGGGCAAGTTCTCAAGTGCATGGCAGACGCGTCTAGCACGTGGCTTGGTCGTCGGGCTTGGTGCGATGGCCCTGGCCACACCGGCGCTGGCACAAGGCGACTTCACGCTCACCAGCCCTGCCTTCAATGATGATGGCTGGTTGCCGGATGACCTGAAATGCACTCGTGACGGCGGCGATGGCGTCACGCCGCCGCTGACATGGGGTGATGTGCCTGACGGCACACAGAGCCTCGCCCTCATCATGCATCACTATCCCAAAGGCACCGTCGAAGGTCGTGATGCTCCCAGCCAGTATTGGCTGCTGTGGAATCTTCCGGCAGACACCCACGCCTTGCCGCGCGGCAACCCGGCGTCGCTGGGGGATGAGGGCGCCGACAAGGACAAGAAACGTATCGGGTATACGCCACCTTGTTCACCTCCCGGTCCTGAGGGCTCATATCACGACTACACGATCACGCTGTATGCCTTGAAGGCACCGCTGGAGGCGTTGCCGGATCATGACGACATGAGCGTGAACTGGGACACGATGACCGAGGCACTGCAGGGCAAGGTGCTGGATTCCTCCTCCATCACTTTCCGTAACTGAGCAGATGATGGACGCAAGACACCCCCCTGCAAGCCAGGAAGCGCGATCGCCATTCACCACGAAAGGAATTTTTCCATGCGCACATTGCTGACCGCCGCCCTCATTCTGGCTGCCGCACCTGCCTTTGCCGATTCACATGCCAAGGATGAGCATGCAGCAAAGCCCAAGGCCGGCCCTCAGAGTGGCACCAGACTCAAGGCCGAGGTCTGGGTCGATAACTGGTTCGAGATGTACGTCAATGGCGAGAAGGCGATGCAAGACAGCGTGCCGATCACCACGGAGCGTTCCTTCAATTCAGAAACCGCCATCATCGAGACGCAATTCCCGGTGACGATCGCCATCAAGGCCAAGGACTTCAAGGAAAATGACACAGGCCTTGAGTACATCGGCACGGACCGCCAGCAGATGGGCGATGGCGGCATGATTGCCCAGTTCCGTGATGCCAGAACAGGCGAGGTCATCGGGGTCACCAACCGCGACATGCATTGCCTGGTGGTGCAACACGCGCCTGTCGAGGCTTCCTGTGCCGATGAGAGCGACCCACAGGCAGGCGAGGGCGCCTGTGACTTCGAGGAAACCACGGTGGACGGTGACTGGACGGCCCCGGACTTTGATGACAGCGCCTGGCCGGCTGCCATCGAGCATCAGTACAGCGATGTCAGCCCGAAGGACGGCTACGACGATATCGACTGGGATGACAGTGCCAGGTTCGTGTGGGGGCAAAGCCTCAAGCAGGACAACACCCTGCTGTGCCGCATGACCCTCGACGGCTGAGAAGACACGCGAAAGGCGTGAGCGCCATGACATTGCATTGTGCCCGTTCCTCCCCCATCCCTGAGGGAGGGGCAGGGAGATATCAAGGAATGGAGCACTTATGCAGTTCATGAAGAATGCCAAGGAACTGGCGCGCAATCCGCTCGGCATCATCGCGCTGTTCATCTCGTTGATCTACGGCTTCGCGAGCCTGTTGCTGAATTCATCCGCAGACAAGCTGACAGAGGTCGAGCGTTGGCCGCTGATCGCCTTCATCGTCATCTTTCCGCTATTGGTGCTGGGCGTGTTCTATCGTCTGGTGACCAGGCATCATGGCAAGCTCTATGCCCCCGGCGATTACCACAAGGACCGCTCCTTCATGCGCACCCTGTCGCCCGCCGAACAGGAGGAGCGCCTGACGGCCGAGGTACAGGACTCACTGGGCGGAGAGCCTGGCATCGAGATGCCGCCAGCCAAGGCGTCGTCTGCCCAGCCACCCGTAGATGATGCCGACGTGGCGCAACTGCTCCACGACGACAGTGACGATACGTCGATGGCGTCACCCGCCGGTGGGGCGGTGACATCGCATGAGATGTCGCGGGAGAAGATGACGCGAGAGCATCGCCATGAGCTGCGCGCATTGAAGACCGCACTGGTAGGACAGATCGTCCGCGAGTCCGGGGCAGAGCCGTCCGGCGAGGTACGTCATGATGTCCAGGTAGGGGATACGCGGGCATGCTTCGATGCGGTGTTTGCCGGCAAGGCCTCCACGACTACCTTCGTGGATGTCAGAGTGCTCAAGCATCACGCCAGGGCCGAGCGTATTCTCGACAGCATTCTCTATGAAGCTCTCATCGCACAGCGGGCGCTGGAGGATGATTTTCGTCTGGTGGTCGTGGTCGTGATCTACGGCGACGCGGACCTGCGTGAGCGACTACAGTCCCGCTGGCAGCCGCGGGTCTCACACTGCCCGGCGGATGTCGAACTGCGTGTCCTTCGACGCGATGACGTGCGCTGTGAGGCAGCGTGATGTGCTGAGGCGTGATCCACCGTAGCCATGAGAATGTCTCGTCCAGACACGACAGATGGGGGGACACCTCGGGCCGGCCAGTGCTTGAGGTGGATCACGACGAAAAGAGGCCCGTACCGATGCCATCGGTACGGGCCTCTTTTCATGGCACGACCGGCCGGGGCGGTATCATGCCTCGTCAAGACGGCGCGTCAAGGCGTCACAGAAATCACGCCAGGCGATGCCCATCTCAGGCAATTCATGATGGGCGTGCAGGGCAGCGTGGACCATCCCCGTCGCGCAGTGATAGCCGACTTCCGCCCCCTGGGCCTTCCAGGTGGCGACGGCCGCCTCCAGCGGCGCCGTGAGAGGGTCATGTTCGACCGAGAGCACTTCGATGACCTGCGCCGGTGCCTGCCGTGAATGGGGTGGCGTCATGGCGTAACTGTGCGAGGGGTCACCCTCGGCCACCAGCTGCCACATGGCGACGACTTCTTCACGGCTCAGCAGTGGCGCCGTCGGCCCCAGTGTGGCGAGGTCCTCATTGTCGAGGCTCAGTACCGGGTCCATCGGCGGGTAGATGAGGCCCAGCACATAGGGGGAGTGTGTCTCGTGATGCAGGCGTGAGACATCCATGACCAGGCGACCGCCAGCACTGTCGCCGACGACTGCGACAGGGGTCAGTTCACGCACGGCAACCTCACAGTCCATCAGCGCCTGTTGATAGGACGCTTCCGGCAACAGCCGGTAATCCACGCTGATGACCTCACGATTGAGCCGTGACGCCAGGCTTGAGGCCACGCCCTGATGGCTATCCAGCGAACCGACCTGCCAGCTGCCACCGTGCAGATAGACGACACAGCCGTCCTTGCGTGGCGCCTCACGCGTCGGGCGGAAACGTCGCAGGGCAATGACGTGGCCATCATCGGAATGCAGTGTCTCGTCGCTTGGCGTGACGCCGTCTGCGAGTGGTGCGGCCAGGCGCGCGTAGAGGGCTTCGCACTGAGGCCGGCTCTCGGCGACTGACAGGCCTGCCAACTCGGCCATGCCGTCGGCGAAGGCGTCGATGAACGCCTGGCAACGCAGCGGTGAAGATGTCTCGTGTGTCATGGTCTCTGGCCCGAAAGGAAAAATGTCATGCATACGATAACACCCCGCCAGAAACTGACGGGGTGTCGGTCCATCCTTCGAAAGGACGGTCTACCTCTTGACGCTGCCGGTGCGCGTATCAGGCCGTCTTGCGACGGATACCGATACGCCGGCCGGCCGCCTTGGGCCAGTCATCGTCGCCTGCCGGCTGGGGCAGGGCGGCAATGCGCTCCGCCACCGCTTCCGGGCAGGGGGTCGGACGACCGCCACTGATGCTCATCGCCATCAACATCTGCTCGCTGGTGGCAATCTCGCCGCCGTC is from Cobetia marina and encodes:
- a CDS encoding YHYH protein gives rise to the protein MARSAAEAHCAAVKASVQDAGFADSVSVTCQDGKALITSDTYPDHEMMTGIVGTNEQVPVPASDYISPIALESTLGDTPQTRDAALGVAVNGVPIYDYTGGGEMSQDDLSSYQAKNDTLATKQLDACGGHAGRGDDYHYHVKPVCMIDKMKNADDNPIIGWAFDGYPIYGDDNPDGSPIAMDVLDVCNGQPDDTFGYRYHTSEQAPYIIQCLMGEVPEAKDLPRVPPLKAASGDTQADSRGRPAGTPPQGGVEDLVFTQQADGKRSMDYTYHGEAYYIRYTPTDTPNCYDFETRTVTDGGDVKTGEYCR
- a CDS encoding YbhB/YbcL family Raf kinase inhibitor-like protein — translated: MALATPALAQGDFTLTSPAFNDDGWLPDDLKCTRDGGDGVTPPLTWGDVPDGTQSLALIMHHYPKGTVEGRDAPSQYWLLWNLPADTHALPRGNPASLGDEGADKDKKRIGYTPPCSPPGPEGSYHDYTITLYALKAPLEALPDHDDMSVNWDTMTEALQGKVLDSSSITFRN
- a CDS encoding alpha/beta hydrolase fold domain-containing protein, with the translated sequence MTHETSSPLRCQAFIDAFADGMAELAGLSVAESRPQCEALYARLAAPLADGVTPSDETLHSDDGHVIALRRFRPTREAPRKDGCVVYLHGGSWQVGSLDSHQGVASSLASRLNREVISVDYRLLPEASYQQALMDCEVAVRELTPVAVVGDSAGGRLVMDVSRLHHETHSPYVLGLIYPPMDPVLSLDNEDLATLGPTAPLLSREEVVAMWQLVAEGDPSHSYAMTPPHSRQAPAQVIEVLSVEHDPLTAPLEAAVATWKAQGAEVGYHCATGMVHAALHAHHELPEMGIAWRDFCDALTRRLDEA